ACTATCGCAAAGAGTCCAGTCTCTTGTTTGACGTCGGGATTGCGGATGCGTTGTCAAAACGCCTGGTCAGTGGCGTGCTTGATGCGGCGGTCGTTGAAGATGAACAAATTCACCTGCGCTGTTTTGAGTCGACCCATGAAATGCTGCTGGAGCAATTAAGCCAGCACAAACTGGATATGATCATCTCTGATTGCCCGATTGATTCAACTCAGCAAGAAGGGCTGTTCTCGGTGAAAATCGGCGAGTGTGGTATTAGCTTCTGGAGTCAGAACCCAGTGCCTGATTTGCCTTTCCCGGCATGCCTTGAAACCCGACGTTTATTGATCCCAGGCCGCCGTTCGATGCTAGGGCGCAAGATCCTCAACTGGATCAACACTCAGGGATTAAACGTTGAAATTCTCGGGGAGTTTGATGATGCCGCGCTGATGAAAGCCTTTGGTGCCGCACACAATGCAATTTTCGTCGCACCGACGCTGTACGGACAGGATATCTACAATGATGAGAACATTGTTGAGATTGGGCGCATTGAGAATGTAATGGAAGAGTATCACGCGATCTTTGCGGAGCGAATGATTCAGCATCCGGCAGTACAGCGCGTGTGTAACCGGGATTATTCTGCGCTCTTTAAGTGAGTGACAAATTTTAGATATAAAAAAACCGGCATAAGCCGGTTTTTTTCAAGCTAACAACAGAAAGGCGATTAAGCCAGTTTGTTGATTTGCGCTACAAGGTTAGCCTTATGACGCGCAGCTTTGTTTTTGTGGATCAGACCTTTGCTAGCCTGACGATCCACGATTGGTTGCATTTCGTTAAATGCTTTCTGTGCAGCAGCTTTGTCGCCAGTTTCAATCGCTGCGTATACTTTCTTGATGAAAGTACGCATCATAGAGCGACGGCTTGCGTTGTGCTTACGAGCCTTTTCAGACTGTACAGCACGTTTCTTAGCTGATTTGATATTAGCCAAGGTCCAACTCCCAAATATGATCTATGTAGACAATTCAAAGGCCGAGGAATATGCCCTCTTAGCCTTCTTTTGTCAATGGATTTGTGCAAATAAGCGCCGCTAAACTTACGACACCTCTTACGTTGTGATGGCGCGGATTCTACCAGCATCGGGCTTGCGAATACAGCCTTTAGCTAACAAAATTCGTTCAAAAGCGCGTCTTCGCACTGAAACACCCCCTCAGCATAATGAAATCCTTACGGCTTTATATCAAAGGGGGCAATCGCCGGTTAACCTTCACCGCGGTAATTGATATAATCCGCCGATTTCCACTGTTTTGAGCCAGCCATGAAGCTGATACGCGGCATACATAATTTACGCCAGAACCACCACGGGTGTGTCCTCACCATTGGTAATTTCGATGGCGTTCATCGAGGCCACAAGTCCCTGCTAAAAGGGCTGTGTGCGGAAGGGCGTGCGCGCAATCTGCCGGTGATGGTCATGATCTTTGAACCGCAACCGCTTGAATTGTTCGCGGGCGATAAAGCTCCGGCGCGCCTGACACGACTGCGCGAAAAACTTCGTTATCTGGCCGAATGTGGTGTGGACTACGTGCTATGCGTACGGTTCGATCGTCGCTTTGCGGCGTTCACTGCACAAAACTTCGTCAGCGATCTGTTGGTTGGCCGCCTCGGGGTAAAATTTCTCGCGGTGGGGGATGATTTCCGCTTTGGCGCTGGTCGCCAGGGGGATTTCTTGTTATTACAGAAGGCTGGGCAGGATATTGGCTTTGACGTCACCAGTACGCAAACTTTCTGCGAGGGTGGTGTGCGCATTAGCAGTACAGCGGTGCGCCAGGCTCTGGCCGAAGACGACTTAGCATTGGCCGAGAGTTTGCTTGGTCATCCGTTTAGCATCTCCGGGCGTGTTGTCCACGGCGATGAGCTAGGAAGAACCATTGGTTTCCCAACGGCGAATTTACCGCTTCGTCGTCAGGTATCCCCGGTAAAAGGGGTGTTTGCGGTAGAAGTCGCAGGCCTTGGCGATACACTGCTGCCAGGTGTTGCCAACATTGGTACACGCCCAACGGTGGCGGGCTTGCGTCAGCAGTTAGAAGTCCATTTGCTGGACGTTGCAATGGACTTATATGGGCGCCATATTGATGTGGTGCTGCGTAAAAAAATACGTAATGAACAACGGTTTGCTTCGCTTGATGAACTGAAAGCGCAAATCGCCAAAGATGTGGTAACCGCCCGCGAATTTTTCGGGTCTAATACCTGAGCAAGCTAACTACGGAACTGAGAATCTAATGAGTGACTTTAAATCTACCCTGAATTTACCGGAAACAGGGTTCCCGATGCGTGGCGATCTCGCTAAACGTGAACCGGGCATGCTGGCTCGCTGGAATGATGATGACCTGTACGGCATCATCCGTAATGCAAAGAAAGGCAAAAAATCCTTCATTCTGCATGATGGCCCTCCATACGCGAACGGCAACATTCATATTGGTCACTCAGTAAACAAGATTCTGAAAGACATTATCGTGAAGTCCAAAGGACTGAGCGGTTTTGATTCCCCGTATGTGCCAGGTTGGGACTGCCACGGTCTGCCTATCGAGCTGAAAGTTGAGCAACTTATTGGTAAGCCAGGCGAGAAAGTGTCTGCGGCGGAATTCCGTGCAGCCTGTCGTAAATACGCGGCAGAACAAGTTGATGGTCAACGTGCTGACTTCATCCGTCTGGGTGTGTTGGGCGACTGGTCACGTCCGTACCTGACGATGGATTTCAAAACCGAAGCGAACATCATCCGTGCGCTCGGCAAAATCGTGGGTAATGGCCACCTGCATAAAGGGGCTAAACCTGTTCACTGGTGCGTCGACTGCCGTTCAGCGCTGGCTGAAGCGGAAGTTGAGTACTACGACAAAACTTCGCCGTCCATCTTTGTTAACTTCCATGCTGTTGATGCCGACGCGGTAAAAGCTAAGTTTGGCGCAACGCAAGTTAATGGCCCGGTATCTCTGGTTATCTGGACCACCACTCCGTGGACACTGCCTGCTAACCGCGCTGTTTCTTTGAATGCAGAATTCGAATACGTGCTGGTGCAGGTTGATGGCCAGGCGCTGATCGTGGCAAAAGATTTGCTCGAAAGCGTAATGAAAAGCGCAGGTATCGCCGAATGGCAAGTTCTGGGCACCGTGAAAGGTGCAGAACTGGACCTGATGCGTTTCAAACACCCGTTCTTAGATTTCGACGTTCCAGCGATTCTGGGTGAGCACGTTACGCTGGAAGCGGGTACGGGGGCAGTTCATACCGCACCTGGCCACGGCCCGGACGACTACGTCATTGGTCAGAAATACGGCCTGGAAGTGGCTAACCCGGTTGGCCCGGATGGCTGCTATCTGCCAGGTACTTATGAAGGACTGGACGGTGTT
The nucleotide sequence above comes from Buttiauxella selenatireducens. Encoded proteins:
- the nhaR gene encoding transcriptional activator NhaR, with amino-acid sequence MSHINYNHLYYFWHVCKEGSVVGAAEALYLTPQTITGQIKALEERLQGKLFKRKGRGLEPSELGQLVFRYADRMFTLSQEMLDIVNYRKESSLLFDVGIADALSKRLVSGVLDAAVVEDEQIHLRCFESTHEMLLEQLSQHKLDMIISDCPIDSTQQEGLFSVKIGECGISFWSQNPVPDLPFPACLETRRLLIPGRRSMLGRKILNWINTQGLNVEILGEFDDAALMKAFGAAHNAIFVAPTLYGQDIYNDENIVEIGRIENVMEEYHAIFAERMIQHPAVQRVCNRDYSALFK
- the rpsT gene encoding 30S ribosomal protein S20; translated protein: MANIKSAKKRAVQSEKARKHNASRRSMMRTFIKKVYAAIETGDKAAAQKAFNEMQPIVDRQASKGLIHKNKAARHKANLVAQINKLA
- the ribF gene encoding bifunctional riboflavin kinase/FAD synthetase codes for the protein MKLIRGIHNLRQNHHGCVLTIGNFDGVHRGHKSLLKGLCAEGRARNLPVMVMIFEPQPLELFAGDKAPARLTRLREKLRYLAECGVDYVLCVRFDRRFAAFTAQNFVSDLLVGRLGVKFLAVGDDFRFGAGRQGDFLLLQKAGQDIGFDVTSTQTFCEGGVRISSTAVRQALAEDDLALAESLLGHPFSISGRVVHGDELGRTIGFPTANLPLRRQVSPVKGVFAVEVAGLGDTLLPGVANIGTRPTVAGLRQQLEVHLLDVAMDLYGRHIDVVLRKKIRNEQRFASLDELKAQIAKDVVTAREFFGSNT